Within uncultured Methanoregula sp., the genomic segment TGAAAGTGATCGCCAGGAGAAAAAAGGTGTCGGACCGGTTGCTGGTCAGACCTGGAGGGGGCTGGTATCGGGCCGGGTATCGAGCACCGCGTTAAGCACCTGCTCGACAAAAGAGAGGGAGCCGTTTATTCCCGCAAGGGGACGGGGGGCAAGACGGATCTCTCCACGCAGGGGGGGAGTCATGCCGGCAAATGCCCGGCCGGGGCTCACGGCCCGTTCAAAGGAGGACCCGATGACAAGATCGGGATCATGGGACGCGATGAGATTCCGGACCTGTCCCATACCGGTAACCTGCTCAGCAGGGTACCTGCACTCTCCCGGGGGATTGCGGGAACAGATACAGCGGATATCCGCATCGAGATACTGTTCGAGCATCCGGGCTGCAAAGAGAGCATACGAATATCCTGCTGCGATCACCACCGACGGGGGATCGAACCGCTGCAGGTATTTGTCGCACGCCCGGATGATCCGCTCCTCCTGCACATCGGCCTCAGCAAGCACCGGTGACACGTCTGCATCCTCAAACAGGTCACCAAGCCGGCCAAAGGTGGCCCTGACTGCTTCCGGGCCGAGCGTCCCACCGCAATACTCCCCGATACCACTGGCAAAATCGCTGTTGGTCCCGACCGTGTATGCAGCAGATGCAGAGAGCCGTTCAAAACGGTCCTGGCAGAACACGGTGGCAACCGGGACCGAGGCCAGCCGGAGCAGGCGTTGCAGCTCCTGGACATTTCCGGCAGCATAGGGATCCGAGAGGGAAACACCATCGATATTCACGCCGGGTATATCCGTATCGACCCGGCAGGGAAGCGCTGCGAGCGCCTTCCGGTAGCCGGTCTCCACGTCACCGGCAAAACCCGGGCTGTCCACGAGGATGACATCGTAGTTCTCCAGCATCGACCGGATATCCTCGCCGAGAATGGCCGGAACGCAGGTAGTGATGACCGCGATCTTCCGGTCTTTGCCGGAAAGCCCGCTTACCACTTCCACGAGCCGTTCCTCCGAGCCGAATATCACCTCGTGTTCGAGGATAAAGGTCCCGTGGAGGGGGGCATGGAGGAGAGTGGCCGGATAATAATAACAGCCGCTCGAACCATGGATGACCACGCTCATACCCTCGAACCCGGCAAGGCAGGCAGCAGCACCCGTCATTGCGCAGGGCCAGAGCGGATTGCTGCATTCAGGCATGGATCGCCCGCCTCCAGCGGTGAAGCATCCGCTTGACCCCGTACGTGCCAACCGATGGAGCAGCAGGGAGTGGCATGCTGTTCCGGCCATGACCCAGCTTCAGCCGCAGCATACCGGCAGCTTCCTCGGCTGCCCTGACACTCTCCGGATCGGCAGGGGTCTGGTCAAAAACTGCCGGGGTGTCCCGTATATCTGAGAAACCGTCCAGGATGTCCGCCTGCAGGGATCGTTCCTCCTCCGCCACGCGTTTCCCGTCAATCCCACAGGCCCGGGCAACTGCATCGATAAACGAAAGCGTGCCGGAGAGCCCGAGAGGAAACGAGGTGATATAGGGGGTACCAAAACGCTGCCTGAGGTATTCTCCCACGGGGGCGAGGCCGGGTTCGCGGAGAATATTGAGCCTGCCCGCACCAAGCAGGGAGATCTGATCAACAGATGCGGAGTGCACAAACCGGGTGTTGATCGCAAGGCCGAGATTTCCGAGGATGCGATGTATCTCCCGGAAATTCTCCTCGACTTCGTACTCGAGGTTTCGTTCACCTATGAGGTTTACACCAGTAGTTTTACTGCAGGGGGAGGCTGTGCCGGCAATAGCAATAAGGGCATTGTTTACCCCGTCCTGGAATGAACCCCCGAGAAAACCGGCGGTCGGGATCGGAATCACCGGGACCCGAAAATTCCCGGCACAAACCCCGTAAACATCGTCCCCGATCGTATCGATAATGCAGGTGGAGAGAACATAGATCGCCCTCACATCCCGGCATGAGGCAGATTCAAGCGTCCTTTTAAGCGGCTCTTCCCCGCCAAAGATGATATCGTTCTCGGATAGCCCGGTTGAGATCAGTTCGGGAATGGCAACACGATCGTTCTCCAGTCCCGTGGCGTGCAGCAGGGAGATGTTGTGGTGACTGCAGCCCTTTGGCCCGTGAATCACGCTGACCGCATCGCGGACGTGCGTGGTCACCGAGAGCGCCCCCGTGAGGGTGCAGCCCCGGAACCTAGATGAATCGGTAGGCGAGGTGTTCGAGGTCATCGATCTCAAGGGGGGTGGGGATGGTGAGACGGGTATTTTCCATGACATGAGTGGCAAGCGAGCGGTAACAGGCAGCCTGGGATGAAGCCGGATCGTATTCGAGAACCGTCTTCTTGTTAAGCTCGGCAAGCTGGACGATCCGGTCGCGGGGAATGTACTCGACAAGCGAACTGTTCACCCGTTCTGCAAACTCACGCACCAGTTCCTCCTCGCGGGGTTCACCCTTCGCATTGCAGATCACCCCGGCAAGCCGGCACTTGCTCTTGGCCCGGGATGCGAGCCGTTTTATCGCCTTGCAGATGTTGTTTGCGGCATACAGCGACATCAGCTCGCCCGAGGTTACAAGGTAGATTTCCTGTGCATACCCTTCCCGCATGGGCATGGCAAATCCCCCGCAGACCACGTCGCCGAGCACGTCGTATACAATCACGTCTCCCTTGAGGTCGCCGAACTTCTCCAGGAGCTGGAAGGTGGCGATGATACCCCTGCCTGCACAGCCGACACCGGGCTCAGGCCCTCCGGCCTCGACACATCGTACGCCGTTGAACCCGGTAAACACAATATCCGAAAGGGAGATTGCAGCATCGCCCCGGGTCCGGACCAGGTCCATGACGGTCGGGATGAAACTCCCGTGCATCAGCATCCGTGTGCTGTCCCGCTTGGGATCGCACCCTATCTGCAGGACATCGAGATCCATTAAGGAGAGTGCTGCCGAGAGGTTGGCCGATGTGGTGGATTTTCCAATGCCACCTTTGCCGTACAGGGCGATCTGCTTCATTGTCCTACTATGGGGCGGCTGCTTATATGAGATTTCCTGAGTTAAGAAAAGTAAAGTTGCGTAAAATTCATCGGGTCGGATGGCCGTTCAGGATTCGGATCTCCGGAACAGGGCAAGGAAGAGCATCACCACAGGAATCACTTCCAGCCTGCCAACCCACATGACGATAATGAAGATCCATTTCGAGATGACCGGCATAGCCGGAGAGACATACCCGGTATTGGCCCCGCAGGTGGAAAAAGCCGAAACTACATTGAAGACGATTTCCGTCACGGTATAGGTGGTCAGGTGGAACTGGATAACAACCAGGGTGGCAATGAAGATGACAACAACAGAAAGGAGAATGATGAGCATATTCTTGGCAGCAAGAAGTTCTGCGGTCGTTCTCGGGATAACCCTGCCTTCGATCCTGAAGGGAAGGAGAACCTTGCCGCTCACGTAGAGCCGGCGGAACCACCAGGTCAGGGCATGGTAGGCAAAGGAGACCCGGTCGAGTTTGATGCCCCCGGCCGTGCTGCCGGCAGCCCCGCCAATGAACGTGAGCATGGCAAGGAAGAGCAGGGTAACGCTTGCCCAGGTATGGAGGTTTGCCACCTGGAATCCGGTCGTAGTGATGGCCGAGACAGCGGTAAACAGGCCCTCCTGAAGTGCCGGGAGTAGTTCCAGATTGCCGAAAAAGATGAGGTCGTAGGTAAGGACGGCTACACCGGCGGCAAGAAACAGGAAGAAGAGTTTGACCTGCTCGTCCCCGAAGAGGCTCAGGCGACGGTTGTCGGCAATCAGGTAATAGAGCTTGAATGGCAGGGCCCCGGCAATCATGATCGGGATAAGGATGAGTTCGAGCAGGGTGCTGTGATAGTAGAGTATGCCTTCGGCATGAGGTGTGAAACCCCCCGTGGAGATGGCGGAAAGTGCGAGGTTGACCGACTCCCAGAGGGAGAGACCGGTAAACAGGATGAGACCGATAGCAAAGAAGGTGAGGATACCATAGATCCGCCAGATCGCCCGCCCGGCTTGCATGATACTGGGCATGAGAGGTTCATCGCGGCTGTCACTCCGGAGGATCTTCGAGCGGAAGAGACCGGAACTGCTCGCGAGAGCGATCGAGAATGCGATGATCCCGATACCGCCGATCCACTGCATGTAGGAGCGCCAGAAAAGGAGGGTATGCGGGGCAGTGTCCGGAGAAGCAAGCATCGTGTATGCGGTGCCGGTCCAGCCCGCCATCCCCTCGAAAAGCGCATCCAGGAATCCCATATGGAGCCCGAGGACGAACGGGAGGCCGCTTATGAGGGCACAACAGAACCAGAAGAGGGCTACAGAACAGAACGCGGTCGAGAGCCGGACACCGCGTTCATGGCGGGGAACATGCCGGAGGAGCATTCCTGCACCAAAAAAGATTGCAGGAACCGATGCCATGGGAAGAAGCATGTTCCATTCAGCGAAAAGCACGGCAACGATCAGGGGAACGGTTGTGATTGGGGCGATAAACACAAAGATATCCCCGAGGTCCGCGACAATCGTTGCCAGATGCGAAAACCGCTGCATCACTTATGGGTTACACTTCGGTTCTATTAGTGTTTGCCCAGATACCGGGGAAAAAAGGGCCCCGGCTTTTGCCGGGGGATGGATGTTATGCTTTGTTGGTCCAGAGCCCGTGGACATTGCAGTAGGCCCTGGCCTTGACATTCACGTCGGCAATGCAGAACTCAGCTTCGGGCTTCTCACCGGGCTTGAATCCCCGGATAAAGACATTCTCGCCGTGCCTGACCTCAACCCATTCGATGTAATGCTTCTCTTCCATCGGGTGGGGGACGGAACCGACTTTCACGAGGATCCCCTTAGCCGATTTCTCGATGACCGGGACATGTTTCTCTTTTCCCACGTCAGCAGTCTTTTCGGGCTGGAGGGTCATAGGCTGGCCGCAGCAGACCATGGTTCCCGTTGATGCATGGACAACTTTTGTCGTGTTCCCGCACAGATCACACTTGTAGACTTCAAACAGTTTTGTCATGACAGAACAACTCCTTTCCTAGAGTAGGTTGATCTCCTTATGTTTCTTCAATATTTCGTCTGCCAGCCGGTCAAGGGCCAGCATGGCAGTTTCATCAGGCTGTCCTTTGACAATGACCGGTTCCAGCACTTCAACCTTTACATGGTCGAGCATCTTGACGATCATATCGACAGACTTCCCCCCCCAGCCAAACGATCCGACAACCGAGGCAAACCGTACCTTAGGTTTGAGCATGTTGGCCAGGTACGTGGCATACACGACCTGGGGGTGGGGACCGAAAAGGACCGTCGGGGTAGCGACAACAATCGTTGCCGCATCCACGAGTGCCAGCGCAAGCTCCCCGATATCGGTGTGCGTGAGGTTGAAGGGGCGGACGTTGATACCCCGGGCAATGAGCGCTTCAGTGAGATGCTCCACCATTTTCTGGGTGCTCCCATGCATGGATATGTACGGGATCACCACTTCATTCTTCACTGAGTCTGATACCCAGTCCGCATAGGCATCGAGAATGAACTGAGGTGAGCGGTGGATGGGGCCATGGCTTGGCGCTATCATCTCGAGCGGGAGAGCCCTGACCCGTTCGACATGCCCCTTGATACTGCCGCGGAATGGCATCATGATCTCGGCATAATACCGTTTCGCGGACCGGTATGCCTGCGCGGTATCGGTGACAAAGAGTTCGCTTGCTGCCTGGTGGAACCCGAAGAGATCGCAGGAGAAGAGGATCTTATCCTCGCGGAGATAGGTCAGCTGGGTCTCGGGCCAGTGAGTCCAGGGGGTGATGAGGAACTCGAGCGTCCGGTCGCCGAGCGAGAGGGTCTCATTGTCTTTGATGATCCGGAACCGGTCAGCGGGGACATGCAGCAGGGCAACGAGAAGATCACGGCATTTTTCGTTTGTGACAATAACAGCATTCGGGAAGAACTCCAGGATCATTGGCAGGGAACCGGAATGGTCCTGCTCGGCATGGTTGATGACAATATAATCAATCGTTTCGATTCCCAGTTTGACGATATTCGAGATCAGTTCGAATTCCTTTGCGGGATCAACCGTGTCGATGAGCGCCGTCTTCTCGCTGCCCCGGATGAGATACGAGTTGTAGCTCGTGCCATCGGGAAGCGGAATGAGCTCATCAAAGATCCGCCGGTCAAAATCCAGTGCACCTACCCAGTATATTCCGGGTTTGATAACGCGTGAAACCATACAGGATCAGTCCTCACACCTTTGCAAACAGGGTTTTCTCTGCACTGCAGACCGGGCATAACCAGTTGGGGGGAAGTGCATCAAATCCGACACCCGGGGCAATATTCTGGAGCGGTTCTCCCTTGTCAGGATCGTATTTGTGGCCGCAGATCTGGCAGACGTATCGTTCCATACAATAAAACCTCCCGCTCGTGCAGGGTAGTACAGAAATAGCGCAGGGGAGTCAATTAATTATTGCTATTGTACCAGTAGGGAGGGAGGGAAAAACCAGGGGGAAGTCACTGCTCTTCCCGGAGATTATAGCGTTCAGTGAAAAACCGGAACGACCGGTTCTTCTTAACGGCAGTCTCCATGGAGAATGTCTTGAGGATCTCGAACATGAAATCAATCCGGGAATCGAACCTGCGCGGCATGATCCGGTTGAAGTCCTCTTTTGTCAGGGATTCGGTTGAGTCGAGAGCGGGAACCCCGAAAGCCACGACAGATTCCAGGGGTATGCCGGCATAATACCAGCTCTCGATCTCTGCGATCACGATAACAATGCTCCTGCCGTCGATATCACTGAACCGGTAATAGAGGATCTGCTTCTTGTCCCGGACCGATCGCTCGGTATCGATATCGGCAACAAAAATGTAATCATTGCCCATCTCGGTGACGCTTTTTAAGAACTTGTTCACTTTTTCGCGCTTGATGCAGGCATACGGGATGATCTCAACCGAATCGTAACGGTGCACGAACAAAGGTTTTACAATCCTGCCAAAGAAGCGGACATCATCCTCTCCTTCAACGAGAATGAAAAGGCGCTTCTTCATTCAGAGTCCCAGCAGGTTCTGGACATACAGCTCTTCGATGCCGATCTCATTTGCGAGAAATGCCTTCACTTCTTCCTTGTCCCCCGGCCGGGAGATGAGCGAGAAGCCCATATTGTCCCGCGAGATGAGCAGGATATCGGATAAGTCGGCATGCTTGACAACCTCCGTGCTATGGGTCGTGATCATCACCTGCTTCTTCTCCGATGCTTCCTTCATCATCGTCATCAGCCGGCCAACAAGGAACGGGTGGATATGGCTGACCGGTTCCTCGATAATAATGAAGGGCTTCTCTTCGAAATAGAGAGCGATTATCATGGCAAAGATTGCTATGGTCCCGTCAGACAGGGATGATGCAGGGAGGTCCCTTGTTTTTTCATACCGCTCGCGAAGCGTGAGGATCAGGGAGACATCCATGTACTTCCGGACCGAGAAGTCCTCGACAAACGGCAGCACGTCACGGAGCAGGTTGGAGAGTTTCCTTTTCTTCTCGGGATCATCGATAAGATTTTTGATGACGAGCGCAAGGTTACCGGCATCTTCGTCAAGCTCGCGTTTTCCGGTAAGAGCTATCCCTTTTTTCGGGAGTTTTGGATCGATATCATAGACGGCTATCCTGTCAAAAAATTTCTCTGTGTGGGGAAGGGGATAACCGTAGATGGTCTCAAGGAGCAGGGTCTTTTCCGGTATGTGCTTACCCTGGAACATGGCCGGCACAATATCGTTTTGTGCCAGGGAGCAGCCCTCCGGGATATGGGTGGTGTACTGCACTTCTCCATTCACATTGGACACAACAAGCTCCCCGTTACCGACAGGAGCTTTTTCCCGGATGACAGTTCCGTCACGCTCGCAGACCAATACTTCGCAGCCGATCACCAGCCGGTCCCGGGTGATCGTGAAGTCGTCGCCCGACTCAAGGAACCGGAGAGCGAATTCGTAAGAGGAGGCACAGGATCTCAGGCCAAGGAGCGATGATTCATGGCCGGGCCGATCTATCACTTCAAGCGATCGGTCGGGGAGGTAATCCACCCTGATGACAAGATCTTTTGTATGCCCGATCTTTGCATTCCGGAGGTATTCCGATCCTCCCTGCAGGGCGATGGCATTGGCAACCCCGTGCCGGGCAATATCACGTAAAAACCTGAAGATCGAAATGAAATTGGATTTCCCCGCAGCATTGGAGCCAATCACAATGTTGAAATCGGACAGGTCGATATCAATTTCGGAAAAACTCTTGAAATTTTCCACGTGAATATGTTGAATCGGCATACCGGTACCTTACCTCATCGTTACTTTCCAAGAAAAAGAAGATAGTGGTCGGGTTCCGGTTACCAGCAACAGGAAGAAAACACGGGACTACACCGGATTGAGGAGGAAGACGGCAGTATTGAGATACGCAGCAATACAGAGCCAGAGAAGATACGGAATAAGCAGCAGACTTGCATTCCGGGAGATACGGAAGGTCCAGATCGTGGTACAGAGCAGGATCAAAAAGAGCAGGATGAGGCAGACCAGTCCGAAGAAGACGAGGTGGAGGCCAAAAAAGATAAACGACCACATTACGTTGAGAACCAGCTGGGAGGCAAACAGCAACAGGGCGATATCAACATCCTGTTTCTTTCCATCCGACCGCAGGATCAGGAACAATGCAATCCCCATCAGGATATACAGGGTAGTCCACACCGGAGCAAAGACCCAGGCCGGGGGTGTCAGGGCAGGTTTGTGGAGACCGGCATACCAGGTAGGGATTTCAGGAATGGTAACCAGGGAACCGATAAATCCTGCAAACAGGCAGATCCCAATCGAGATAATCAAAAGGAGCGCCAGGAACAGGGTACTTTTCTCCGGACTTTTCATATTTCATGCATTCCCGCTGCCGGGATATAGAGCTTGCCAGCAGGTCTGATAGGGAAAAAAGAGGCCCGGGTTTGTTATTTTCCTTTGGCGTTGAAACTCATCGAATCGAGCCAGCGGTACAGGAAATGGGAGTGCCGTTCGGGGAAGACCCCTTCTGCCACCGATTTGACTTCCTCGATGGAATAGAATGCATTCGGATTGAACTGCTTGATGATGCTCACGACATGGCCCAGGTCCTGGCGCTTGATGATGGTAAAGACCATCTTCACTTTACCGGTGCCACCTTCGGCATCGATGCTCGTAACCCCGTAATTGTGCTGCCGGAGGTACTGCATCAGGTCCACAGGATCCTCTTTGGTGATGATGCGTACGCTTGTCAGGCCGAGGGAGAGCTTCTCCTCGATTGCCATACCAACGAAAGTACCGGTGGCAAAACCCGCACCGTACGCAAGGTAACAGACGACATTAGTCAGGTTGTTCATGACCTGCCCGATGGCAACCAGCCAGATAATTACCTCAAAAAAAC encodes:
- a CDS encoding AAA family ATPase, with translation MPIQHIHVENFKSFSEIDIDLSDFNIVIGSNAAGKSNFISIFRFLRDIARHGVANAIALQGGSEYLRNAKIGHTKDLVIRVDYLPDRSLEVIDRPGHESSLLGLRSCASSYEFALRFLESGDDFTITRDRLVIGCEVLVCERDGTVIREKAPVGNGELVVSNVNGEVQYTTHIPEGCSLAQNDIVPAMFQGKHIPEKTLLLETIYGYPLPHTEKFFDRIAVYDIDPKLPKKGIALTGKRELDEDAGNLALVIKNLIDDPEKKRKLSNLLRDVLPFVEDFSVRKYMDVSLILTLRERYEKTRDLPASSLSDGTIAIFAMIIALYFEEKPFIIIEEPVSHIHPFLVGRLMTMMKEASEKKQVMITTHSTEVVKHADLSDILLISRDNMGFSLISRPGDKEEVKAFLANEIGIEELYVQNLLGL
- a CDS encoding DUF2179 domain-containing protein — translated: MLESVITPGVFAFVIVPLMIFCARVCDMSLDTIRVIFVSKGIKYLPPVIGFFEVIIWLVAIGQVMNNLTNVVCYLAYGAGFATGTFVGMAIEEKLSLGLTSVRIITKEDPVDLMQYLRQHNYGVTSIDAEGGTGKVKMVFTIIKRQDLGHVVSIIKQFNPNAFYSIEEVKSVAEGVFPERHSHFLYRWLDSMSFNAKGK
- a CDS encoding nitrogenase component 1, which translates into the protein MPECSNPLWPCAMTGAAACLAGFEGMSVVIHGSSGCYYYPATLLHAPLHGTFILEHEVIFGSEERLVEVVSGLSGKDRKIAVITTCVPAILGEDIRSMLENYDVILVDSPGFAGDVETGYRKALAALPCRVDTDIPGVNIDGVSLSDPYAAGNVQELQRLLRLASVPVATVFCQDRFERLSASAAYTVGTNSDFASGIGEYCGGTLGPEAVRATFGRLGDLFEDADVSPVLAEADVQEERIIRACDKYLQRFDPPSVVIAAGYSYALFAARMLEQYLDADIRCICSRNPPGECRYPAEQVTGMGQVRNLIASHDPDLVIGSSFERAVSPGRAFAGMTPPLRGEIRLAPRPLAGINGSLSFVEQVLNAVLDTRPDTSPLQV
- a CDS encoding FprA family A-type flavoprotein, translated to MVSRVIKPGIYWVGALDFDRRIFDELIPLPDGTSYNSYLIRGSEKTALIDTVDPAKEFELISNIVKLGIETIDYIVINHAEQDHSGSLPMILEFFPNAVIVTNEKCRDLLVALLHVPADRFRIIKDNETLSLGDRTLEFLITPWTHWPETQLTYLREDKILFSCDLFGFHQAASELFVTDTAQAYRSAKRYYAEIMMPFRGSIKGHVERVRALPLEMIAPSHGPIHRSPQFILDAYADWVSDSVKNEVVIPYISMHGSTQKMVEHLTEALIARGINVRPFNLTHTDIGELALALVDAATIVVATPTVLFGPHPQVVYATYLANMLKPKVRFASVVGSFGWGGKSVDMIVKMLDHVKVEVLEPVIVKGQPDETAMLALDRLADEILKKHKEINLL
- the cfbC gene encoding Ni-sirohydrochlorin a,c-diamide reductive cyclase ATP-dependent reductase subunit encodes the protein MKQIALYGKGGIGKSTTSANLSAALSLMDLDVLQIGCDPKRDSTRMLMHGSFIPTVMDLVRTRGDAAISLSDIVFTGFNGVRCVEAGGPEPGVGCAGRGIIATFQLLEKFGDLKGDVIVYDVLGDVVCGGFAMPMREGYAQEIYLVTSGELMSLYAANNICKAIKRLASRAKSKCRLAGVICNAKGEPREEELVREFAERVNSSLVEYIPRDRIVQLAELNKKTVLEYDPASSQAACYRSLATHVMENTRLTIPTPLEIDDLEHLAYRFI
- a CDS encoding TspO/MBR family protein → MKSPEKSTLFLALLLIISIGICLFAGFIGSLVTIPEIPTWYAGLHKPALTPPAWVFAPVWTTLYILMGIALFLILRSDGKKQDVDIALLLFASQLVLNVMWSFIFFGLHLVFFGLVCLILLFLILLCTTIWTFRISRNASLLLIPYLLWLCIAAYLNTAVFLLNPV
- a CDS encoding nitrogenase component 1; the encoded protein is MTSNTSPTDSSRFRGCTLTGALSVTTHVRDAVSVIHGPKGCSHHNISLLHATGLENDRVAIPELISTGLSENDIIFGGEEPLKRTLESASCRDVRAIYVLSTCIIDTIGDDVYGVCAGNFRVPVIPIPTAGFLGGSFQDGVNNALIAIAGTASPCSKTTGVNLIGERNLEYEVEENFREIHRILGNLGLAINTRFVHSASVDQISLLGAGRLNILREPGLAPVGEYLRQRFGTPYITSFPLGLSGTLSFIDAVARACGIDGKRVAEEERSLQADILDGFSDIRDTPAVFDQTPADPESVRAAEEAAGMLRLKLGHGRNSMPLPAAPSVGTYGVKRMLHRWRRAIHA
- a CDS encoding potassium transporter TrkG — its product is MQRFSHLATIVADLGDIFVFIAPITTVPLIVAVLFAEWNMLLPMASVPAIFFGAGMLLRHVPRHERGVRLSTAFCSVALFWFCCALISGLPFVLGLHMGFLDALFEGMAGWTGTAYTMLASPDTAPHTLLFWRSYMQWIGGIGIIAFSIALASSSGLFRSKILRSDSRDEPLMPSIMQAGRAIWRIYGILTFFAIGLILFTGLSLWESVNLALSAISTGGFTPHAEGILYYHSTLLELILIPIMIAGALPFKLYYLIADNRRLSLFGDEQVKLFFLFLAAGVAVLTYDLIFFGNLELLPALQEGLFTAVSAITTTGFQVANLHTWASVTLLFLAMLTFIGGAAGSTAGGIKLDRVSFAYHALTWWFRRLYVSGKVLLPFRIEGRVIPRTTAELLAAKNMLIILLSVVVIFIATLVVIQFHLTTYTVTEIVFNVVSAFSTCGANTGYVSPAMPVISKWIFIIVMWVGRLEVIPVVMLFLALFRRSES
- a CDS encoding desulfoferrodoxin; translated protein: MTKLFEVYKCDLCGNTTKVVHASTGTMVCCGQPMTLQPEKTADVGKEKHVPVIEKSAKGILVKVGSVPHPMEEKHYIEWVEVRHGENVFIRGFKPGEKPEAEFCIADVNVKARAYCNVHGLWTNKA
- a CDS encoding rubredoxin — protein: MERYVCQICGHKYDPDKGEPLQNIAPGVGFDALPPNWLCPVCSAEKTLFAKV